In Parabacteroides sp. FAFU027, the following proteins share a genomic window:
- a CDS encoding winged helix-turn-helix domain-containing protein, producing the protein MVELIGTNAGAIWAVLSEKGESGFKALKKATKLKDKEVWAALGWLAREGKLVVAEKEDDVYVSLVG; encoded by the coding sequence ATGGTAGAGTTGATTGGTACAAATGCAGGCGCTATCTGGGCAGTCCTGAGTGAAAAAGGTGAGTCTGGTTTCAAAGCTCTTAAAAAAGCTACGAAACTTAAAGACAAAGAAGTATGGGCAGCCCTGGGTTGGTTAGCTCGTGAAGGTAAACTGGTCGTTGCAGAAAAAGAAGACGACGTTTACGTGTCATTGGTAGGTTAA